In a genomic window of Anoxybacter fermentans:
- the rlmB gene encoding 23S rRNA (guanosine(2251)-2'-O)-methyltransferase RlmB, translating into MRKIEGRNPVLEAMNAGREIKKLIIQKGARGRSIQELIERADKLNIPVEMAAKSELDRIATSSNHQGVVAYADEFRYVHIDEILQFAEDKGESPLIVILDRIQDPHNLGSIIRTANAAGVHGVIIPKHRASGITPVVTKTSAGAVEYTKVARVTNIARAIDELKEAGLWIVGSGLEGDRSIYQADLKGPLGIVIGSEGEGMRRLVKEKCDFIVQIPMFGQIESLNASVAAGIMIYEAVRQRRFS; encoded by the coding sequence ATGAGAAAAATCGAAGGACGTAATCCGGTTTTAGAAGCTATGAACGCGGGTCGGGAGATTAAAAAATTAATTATTCAAAAAGGTGCTAGAGGTAGGAGTATACAGGAATTAATTGAGAGGGCTGATAAATTGAATATTCCGGTAGAAATGGCCGCTAAATCAGAATTGGACAGAATTGCAACTTCTAGCAATCATCAGGGTGTAGTTGCTTATGCTGATGAATTTCGTTATGTTCATATTGATGAAATTTTACAATTTGCTGAGGATAAGGGAGAAAGCCCTCTGATAGTTATCTTAGATAGAATTCAGGATCCCCACAATTTAGGTTCAATTATCAGAACCGCCAATGCTGCTGGTGTACATGGAGTTATAATTCCTAAACATCGTGCTTCCGGGATTACTCCTGTAGTTACCAAAACTTCTGCGGGTGCGGTAGAATATACTAAAGTGGCCCGGGTAACAAATATTGCCCGTGCTATTGATGAATTAAAAGAAGCTGGTCTCTGGATTGTTGGAAGCGGATTGGAGGGGGATCGAAGTATTTACCAGGCAGATTTAAAAGGCCCTTTAGGAATTGTAATTGGCAGTGAGGGTGAAGGGATGCGCCGATTGGTTAAAGAAAAATGTGATTTTATAGTTCAGATTCCTATGTTTGGCCAAATTGAATCACTCAATGCCTCTGTTGCTGCTGGAATTATGATTTACGAAGCAGTTCGTCAGCGACGATTTTCTTAA
- the sigH gene encoding RNA polymerase sporulation sigma factor SigH codes for MSGNLKKKEYEDYSNMTDDELVECAHNGNQAALEYLIKKYKNFVRAKSRSYFLVGADREDIIQEGMIGLYKAIRDYKTDRLASFRAFAELCITRQIITAIKTATRQKHQPLNSYVSLNKPIYDEESDRTLLDVLRGGKLTNPEELFISKEAYNLIENKITEMLSDLELNVLQEYLDGKSYQEIADNLNRHVKSVDNALQRVKRKLEVFLQKHNF; via the coding sequence TTGAGCGGAAATCTCAAGAAAAAAGAATATGAAGATTACAGCAACATGACGGATGATGAGCTGGTGGAATGTGCCCATAATGGTAACCAGGCTGCTTTAGAGTATTTGATCAAGAAGTATAAAAATTTTGTACGAGCTAAATCCAGGTCGTATTTTTTAGTGGGTGCTGACCGTGAAGATATCATCCAGGAAGGAATGATTGGTCTTTACAAGGCTATTCGCGATTATAAAACGGACAGGCTAGCCTCATTCCGCGCATTTGCTGAGTTATGTATTACCCGTCAGATTATAACTGCAATAAAAACTGCTACGCGCCAGAAACATCAACCACTCAATTCATATGTTTCTTTAAACAAACCTATTTATGATGAAGAATCTGACAGAACCCTTTTAGATGTATTACGGGGAGGTAAACTTACAAATCCAGAAGAACTATTTATTAGCAAAGAAGCTTATAATTTAATTGAAAACAAAATTACCGAGATGTTAAGTGATCTGGAATTGAATGTTTTACAGGAATATCTCGATGGTAAATCCTACCAGGAAATTGCTGATAATCTGAACCGTCATGTAAAGTCTGTAGATAACGCTCTGCAGCGTGTCAAACGGAAACTGGAAGTTTTTCTTCAGAAACATAATTTTTAA
- a CDS encoding class I SAM-dependent methyltransferase has product MNEHYFSQNPEVEHDFHEIVVELRGRKYIFLTDAGVFSRKRIDRGTELLIKAMQIKLSDKVLDMGCGYGPIGIVAADLALEGQVVMVDINQRAVELAKENLERNCITNARVILSDGFSNVEDKDFDVILMNPPFRAGKKVVYPLIEKSREHLKPGGLLYTVCRTRQGAKSLAKKIEKVFGEVDEVDKGSGYRVYCGIKR; this is encoded by the coding sequence ATGAATGAACATTATTTTTCACAAAATCCTGAAGTTGAGCATGATTTTCATGAGATTGTAGTTGAGCTTCGAGGCAGGAAATATATATTTTTGACAGATGCAGGAGTTTTTTCGCGTAAGCGAATTGATCGGGGAACTGAGCTTTTAATTAAGGCTATGCAGATTAAGCTTTCAGATAAAGTTCTGGATATGGGATGCGGTTATGGTCCCATCGGAATTGTTGCTGCTGATCTGGCATTAGAAGGTCAGGTTGTAATGGTTGATATTAATCAGCGGGCAGTAGAATTAGCTAAGGAAAACCTTGAGAGGAATTGTATCACGAATGCCAGAGTGATTTTAAGTGATGGGTTTAGTAACGTAGAAGATAAAGATTTTGATGTTATTTTGATGAATCCACCTTTCCGCGCAGGTAAAAAAGTAGTTTATCCATTAATTGAGAAATCCAGAGAGCATTTGAAACCCGGTGGTTTGTTGTACACTGTCTGTCGGACACGGCAAGGTGCAAAGAGTCTGGCAAAAAAGATAGAAAAAGTTTTTGGCGAAGTAGATGAGGTAGATAAGGGAAGTGGATATAGAGTTTATTGCGGTATTAAAAGATAA
- the rplL gene encoding 50S ribosomal protein L7/L12, with protein MNKEQIIEAIENMTVLELSELVKELEERFGVSAAAPVAMAAMPGAVAGGAEAEEKTEFDVILKSPGQKKIQVIKVVREITGLGLKEAKELVDNAPKPVKEGVSKEEAEEIKSKLEEAGAEVEVK; from the coding sequence ATGAATAAAGAGCAAATTATCGAAGCTATTGAGAACATGACTGTATTGGAATTGTCTGAGCTGGTTAAGGAACTGGAAGAAAGGTTTGGTGTTAGCGCTGCTGCTCCAGTAGCTATGGCTGCAATGCCAGGTGCTGTTGCAGGTGGTGCTGAAGCTGAAGAAAAAACTGAATTTGATGTAATTCTTAAATCCCCAGGTCAAAAGAAAATCCAGGTTATTAAAGTTGTTCGTGAAATCACCGGTCTGGGTCTTAAAGAAGCTAAAGAACTGGTTGATAATGCACCTAAGCCTGTTAAAGAAGGTGTTAGCAAAGAAGAGGCTGAAGAGATCAAGTCTAAACTGGAAGAAGCCGGTGCAGAAGTGGAAGTTAAGTAA
- the rplK gene encoding 50S ribosomal protein L11, translating to MAKKVVGVIKLQIPAGKANPAPPVGPALGQHGVNIMEFCKAFNAKTAQQAGMIIPVEITVYADRSFSFITKTPPAAVLLKKAAGIEKGSGRPNSEKVGTVTKEQIKEIAEIKMPDLNAASLEAAMSMIAGTARSMGIVVTD from the coding sequence ATGGCTAAAAAGGTTGTTGGAGTAATAAAATTACAGATTCCTGCTGGTAAAGCAAATCCGGCTCCTCCAGTTGGTCCTGCTCTGGGTCAACATGGTGTAAACATTATGGAGTTTTGTAAAGCTTTTAATGCTAAAACAGCTCAACAGGCCGGAATGATTATTCCAGTGGAAATTACAGTTTATGCTGACCGGTCTTTCTCTTTTATTACTAAGACTCCGCCTGCTGCTGTTCTGTTAAAGAAAGCTGCCGGAATTGAAAAAGGTTCCGGTAGACCCAATTCAGAGAAGGTAGGAACTGTAACCAAAGAGCAAATTAAAGAGATTGCTGAAATAAAGATGCCGGATTTGAATGCTGCCAGTTTAGAAGCAGCTATGAGTATGATTGCGGGTACAGCCCGGAGTATGGGAATTGTTGTTACTGACTAA
- the tuf gene encoding elongation factor Tu, whose amino-acid sequence MAKEKFQRTKPHVNVGTIGHVDHGKTTLTAAITMVLANKGLAQPRAFDSIDNAPEERERGITIATAHVEYETEKRHYAHVDCPGHADYVKNMITGAAQMDGAILVVSAADGPMPQTREHILLARQVGVPYIVVFLNKADMVDDPELLELVEMEVRDLLNQYDFPGDEVPVIVGSALKALEDPAADNEWTQKIMELMNAIDEYIPEPERDTDKPFLMPVEDVFSITGRGTVATGRIERGTLHPGDEVEIVGFVETRKTVCTGVEMFRKMLDEAVAGDNIGALLRGIARDEVERGQVLAKPGSITPHTKFKAEVYVLSKEEGGRHTPFFSGYRPQFYFRTTDVTGEITLPEGVEMVMPGDNIEMIGTLITPVAMEEGLRFAIREGGRTVGAGVVTEIIE is encoded by the coding sequence ATGGCAAAAGAAAAATTTCAAAGGACTAAACCGCACGTTAATGTCGGTACCATTGGTCACGTTGACCACGGAAAGACTACTTTAACTGCTGCTATTACTATGGTATTAGCTAACAAAGGTCTGGCTCAACCAAGAGCTTTCGATTCTATTGACAACGCACCTGAAGAAAGAGAAAGAGGTATTACTATCGCTACCGCTCACGTTGAGTATGAGACTGAAAAGCGTCACTATGCACACGTTGACTGTCCGGGCCATGCTGACTACGTTAAGAACATGATTACCGGTGCTGCTCAGATGGACGGTGCTATTTTGGTAGTTTCTGCAGCAGATGGTCCAATGCCACAGACCCGTGAGCACATTCTGTTGGCCCGTCAGGTAGGTGTGCCATACATTGTAGTATTCTTGAACAAAGCTGATATGGTAGATGATCCAGAGTTGTTAGAGCTGGTAGAGATGGAAGTAAGAGATCTGTTGAACCAATATGACTTCCCAGGAGATGAAGTACCAGTAATTGTTGGTTCAGCTTTGAAGGCATTAGAAGACCCAGCAGCAGATAATGAGTGGACTCAAAAGATTATGGAACTGATGAATGCAATTGATGAGTATATTCCAGAGCCGGAGAGAGATACTGATAAGCCATTCTTAATGCCAGTAGAGGATGTATTTTCTATCACTGGTCGTGGTACAGTAGCAACTGGTCGTATTGAGCGCGGTACATTGCATCCTGGTGATGAAGTAGAGATTGTTGGTTTTGTTGAGACTCGTAAGACAGTATGTACCGGTGTTGAGATGTTCCGTAAGATGTTAGATGAGGCAGTAGCAGGAGACAATATTGGTGCATTGCTTAGAGGTATTGCTCGTGACGAAGTAGAGAGGGGTCAGGTATTGGCCAAGCCAGGTAGTATTACTCCGCATACTAAGTTTAAGGCAGAGGTTTATGTATTGAGCAAGGAAGAGGGAGGTCGTCATACTCCATTCTTCAGTGGATATAGACCTCAGTTCTACTTTAGAACAACTGACGTAACTGGTGAGATTACTCTGCCAGAAGGTGTAGAGATGGTAATGCCTGGTGATAACATTGAAATGATAGGTACTCTAATTACTCCAGTTGCTATGGAAGAAGGTTTGCGTTTTGCTATCCGTGAGGGTGGCCGTACTGTAGGTGCAGGTGTTGTTACCGAGATTATTGAATAA
- the rplJ gene encoding 50S ribosomal protein L10 translates to MARIDEKKKIVEEIAEKMNTAKSMVITDYRGLNVAEVTELRKKLREAGVEFKVIKNTLTRLAAQKAGIEGLDEILTGPNAIAFGMEDPVSPAKILVDFAKEHEKLEIKAGILDKNVIGPEKVKDLADIPPKEVLLSMVLRGMQGPISGLVNVLQGTIRNLVYVLSAIKEQKA, encoded by the coding sequence ATGGCCCGCATTGATGAAAAGAAAAAGATTGTTGAAGAAATAGCAGAAAAGATGAATACAGCCAAATCAATGGTTATAACAGATTATCGGGGATTAAATGTAGCAGAAGTAACTGAACTAAGAAAGAAACTAAGAGAAGCAGGTGTTGAGTTTAAAGTTATCAAGAATACTTTAACCCGCTTAGCTGCTCAAAAGGCTGGAATTGAAGGGTTAGATGAGATTTTGACTGGTCCAAATGCCATTGCTTTTGGTATGGAAGACCCTGTAAGTCCGGCTAAGATTTTGGTTGATTTTGCTAAGGAACATGAAAAGCTTGAGATTAAAGCTGGTATTTTGGATAAGAATGTTATTGGCCCTGAAAAAGTAAAAGATTTGGCTGATATTCCACCAAAAGAAGTTCTGCTCTCTATGGTTCTCAGGGGTATGCAAGGGCCAATTAGTGGTCTGGTTAATGTTCTTCAAGGTACCATTAGAAATCTGGTTTATGTATTATCTGCTATTAAGGAGCAAAAAGCATAA
- the rpmG gene encoding 50S ribosomal protein L33 yields MREIITLACTECKRRNYSTTKNKRNTKERLELKKYCKFCRTHTLHRETK; encoded by the coding sequence ATGAGAGAGATTATCACACTTGCCTGTACAGAGTGTAAACGGAGAAATTATTCTACTACTAAGAATAAGAGAAATACTAAAGAAAGATTGGAATTGAAAAAGTATTGCAAGTTTTGTAGAACCCACACTCTGCATAGAGAAACTAAATAA
- the rplA gene encoding 50S ribosomal protein L1: MARKRGKRYLEAAKKVDRQKLYEPKEALNLVKELATAKFDESVEVAVKLGVDPKHADQQVRGAVVLPYGTGKDVRVIVFAQGEKAKEAKEAGADFVGAEDLAEKIEKENWLDFDVAIATPDMMRVVGRLGRILGPRGLMPNPKVGTVTMDIGKAVQEAKAGKIEYRVDRTSIVHVPIGKASFPVEHLVENFKTVLNALIKAKPAAAKGRYLRSIAVSSTMGPGIKIDPNVVMNMNE; encoded by the coding sequence ATGGCAAGAAAAAGGGGAAAACGTTACCTCGAAGCAGCTAAGAAAGTTGATAGACAGAAATTATATGAACCCAAGGAAGCCTTAAATTTAGTAAAAGAATTAGCAACTGCTAAATTTGATGAATCCGTTGAAGTTGCAGTAAAACTTGGTGTTGATCCTAAGCATGCAGATCAACAGGTTCGCGGTGCTGTTGTCCTACCTTACGGTACCGGTAAAGATGTTAGAGTTATTGTTTTTGCTCAGGGTGAAAAAGCTAAAGAGGCTAAGGAAGCTGGTGCTGACTTTGTAGGTGCTGAGGATTTAGCTGAAAAGATTGAAAAGGAAAACTGGTTGGACTTTGATGTAGCTATTGCTACTCCTGACATGATGAGGGTAGTAGGTCGTCTTGGACGTATTCTTGGTCCAAGAGGTTTGATGCCAAACCCAAAAGTTGGTACTGTAACTATGGATATTGGTAAGGCAGTTCAGGAAGCAAAAGCCGGTAAGATAGAATACCGTGTTGATAGAACTTCCATTGTTCATGTTCCTATAGGAAAAGCTTCATTCCCTGTAGAACATCTGGTTGAAAACTTTAAGACAGTATTAAATGCGTTAATTAAAGCCAAACCTGCTGCAGCTAAAGGTAGATATTTGAGAAGTATTGCAGTATCTTCAACAATGGGGCCAGGTATCAAAATTGATCCTAATGTTGTTATGAACATGAATGAATAA
- the nusG gene encoding transcription termination/antitermination protein NusG, which yields MTKEKEWYVIHTYSGHENKVKANLEKRIAATGMQDKIFRVLVPTEERVETKQGKKKVVNKKIFPGYVLVEMIMTEETWYIVRNTPGVTGFISSGTKPLPLPEDEVKEILKSMGIKEARPEINFEKGQSVKITDGPFEEFIGVVQEIYPERGKVKVLVSMFGRETPLELDFNQVEEV from the coding sequence ATGACAAAAGAAAAGGAATGGTATGTTATTCATACCTACTCCGGGCATGAGAATAAGGTGAAAGCTAATCTGGAAAAACGTATCGCAGCAACTGGAATGCAGGATAAGATTTTTCGTGTTCTTGTACCTACTGAAGAAAGAGTTGAGACAAAACAGGGTAAAAAAAAGGTCGTAAATAAGAAGATATTTCCCGGGTATGTTTTAGTAGAGATGATTATGACTGAAGAGACATGGTACATTGTACGAAATACCCCTGGCGTAACAGGATTTATTAGTAGCGGTACCAAACCTTTACCATTACCAGAGGATGAAGTTAAAGAAATCTTAAAGAGCATGGGTATTAAAGAAGCTCGTCCTGAGATTAATTTTGAAAAGGGACAATCTGTCAAAATTACAGATGGTCCTTTTGAAGAATTTATTGGAGTTGTTCAGGAAATTTATCCTGAACGCGGTAAAGTTAAGGTATTGGTTTCGATGTTTGGCCGTGAAACACCTTTAGAACTGGACTTCAATCAGGTTGAAGAAGTTTAG
- a CDS encoding DUF1002 domain-containing protein, whose product MKVFKFLLLIIIFLSIITMNVLAIQGQEFISFGTDLNRAQREQMLKYFQPAARPQMLEVTNAEEYYYLSKYVPAEQIGSRAISSVYLKTLPTDSGIQVETLNITWVTDGMYANAAVTAGVKDVMIKAAAPFPVSGTAALTGIFKTFEQAQGQPIDSKRKETAYQELVITGQLGEEIGKENAEVLMRDVKEEVVKRDVKDPEEIRIIIETKAGEYNLELTEKQIQDIEKLMEKINMLNLNVTEINKQLKSLETKIEGIQRQGEKIKGILALILDLLQRLVNILAKIFIR is encoded by the coding sequence ATGAAAGTATTTAAATTCCTGTTGCTAATTATCATTTTCCTTAGTATAATAACCATGAATGTATTAGCTATTCAAGGTCAGGAATTTATTTCATTTGGCACAGATTTAAACCGGGCCCAGCGGGAACAGATGCTTAAATACTTCCAGCCTGCTGCTCGTCCACAAATGTTGGAAGTGACCAATGCTGAAGAATATTATTATCTGAGCAAATATGTACCGGCTGAACAGATCGGTAGCAGAGCTATATCTTCGGTATATCTAAAGACTCTACCCACCGATTCCGGAATCCAGGTTGAGACCTTAAACATTACCTGGGTTACCGATGGAATGTATGCCAATGCAGCAGTAACGGCAGGTGTTAAAGATGTAATGATCAAAGCGGCTGCTCCTTTTCCTGTTTCAGGGACTGCAGCTTTAACGGGCATCTTTAAAACTTTTGAACAGGCCCAAGGCCAGCCTATTGATTCTAAGAGAAAGGAGACCGCTTATCAAGAATTAGTTATAACTGGTCAATTAGGAGAAGAGATTGGCAAGGAAAATGCAGAAGTTTTAATGCGGGATGTAAAAGAAGAAGTAGTGAAAAGGGACGTAAAAGATCCAGAAGAGATCAGGATTATTATTGAGACCAAAGCAGGTGAATATAACCTGGAGTTGACAGAAAAACAGATTCAGGATATAGAAAAACTGATGGAAAAGATCAATATGCTGAATCTAAATGTAACAGAGATCAACAAACAACTTAAAAGTCTTGAGACGAAGATTGAAGGAATTCAAAGACAGGGTGAAAAGATAAAGGGAATACTGGCCCTAATATTGGATTTGCTTCAGAGATTGGTCAATATTTTGGCCAAAATTTTTATAAGATGA
- the thyX gene encoding FAD-dependent thymidylate synthase: MNSTTLKVKLLAYTKEAEKLVTAAARLCYSSLGVDQVLESIDEPMQERFIQMLLDLGHESPIEHVTFTFGIEGVSRSLLAQLTRHRIASFSVKSQRYVKEGQFKYIIPPEIDDLPEAKEIFLKAMEEDQKRYNQLVDLLFRKNYSRFLKEGHKEDKAKQLAEKKAIEDARFVLPNACETKLIMTMNARSLFNFFNLRCCNRAQWEIRNLAKEMLKLVRETAPNLFKMAGPGCLRGPCPEGKMSCGKQDQVRKELLSLE; encoded by the coding sequence ATGAACTCAACAACACTTAAAGTAAAATTGTTGGCTTATACTAAAGAGGCAGAAAAATTAGTCACTGCTGCAGCAAGACTCTGTTATTCATCTTTGGGTGTTGATCAGGTATTGGAGAGTATTGATGAACCTATGCAGGAGAGATTTATTCAGATGCTGTTAGATTTAGGCCATGAATCACCTATTGAACATGTTACTTTTACGTTTGGAATTGAAGGGGTTAGCCGGAGTCTTTTAGCTCAACTGACCCGGCATCGGATTGCTAGTTTCAGTGTTAAATCCCAACGTTATGTTAAGGAAGGCCAATTTAAATATATAATCCCTCCGGAGATTGATGATTTGCCTGAAGCAAAAGAAATTTTTCTTAAGGCAATGGAAGAGGATCAAAAACGATATAATCAACTGGTTGATCTTCTTTTTAGGAAAAACTATTCCCGTTTTTTAAAAGAAGGGCATAAAGAGGATAAGGCAAAACAGTTAGCTGAGAAAAAAGCCATTGAAGATGCCCGTTTTGTTCTTCCCAATGCCTGTGAGACTAAGTTGATCATGACTATGAATGCGCGCAGTCTCTTTAACTTTTTTAATCTTCGCTGCTGTAACCGGGCTCAGTGGGAGATTCGTAATCTGGCAAAAGAGATGCTTAAGTTGGTAAGAGAAACAGCCCCTAACCTCTTTAAAATGGCCGGGCCAGGTTGTTTGCGTGGACCGTGCCCGGAAGGAAAGATGTCCTGTGGAAAGCAAGATCAGGTGAGAAAAGAATTACTGTCACTGGAGTGA
- the secE gene encoding preprotein translocase subunit SecE yields the protein MASKGLLARIKKYFREVRAELRKVNWPNFKELASYTTVVLVTVFIVAVFIGVVDLIFSNLIAPLIIR from the coding sequence ATGGCTTCTAAGGGTTTATTAGCTCGGATAAAAAAATATTTTCGTGAAGTAAGAGCTGAGTTGCGTAAAGTTAATTGGCCTAATTTTAAAGAGTTGGCTTCCTACACCACTGTTGTATTGGTAACAGTTTTTATTGTTGCGGTATTTATTGGGGTAGTTGATCTTATTTTTTCCAATCTCATTGCTCCTCTTATTATTCGCTAA
- a CDS encoding Mini-ribonuclease 3 produces the protein MLLQKDNLDGVLLMIHELLLTFLKTAEKSTNEEGQIQTVQIKSIPPGIMAYMGDGIFELVVRNFFIQQGIWDSKKLHLKVTEFVNAKAQARLLREIKDKLTDEEKTILRRGRNSNAGNVPRNTNVSDYRYSTAFEAVLGYLMLKGDYDRLQVLITLIEEYLHHQISGN, from the coding sequence TTGTTATTACAAAAAGATAATCTGGATGGAGTGCTTTTAATGATTCATGAATTATTGTTAACCTTTTTAAAAACAGCAGAAAAATCAACTAATGAAGAAGGACAAATTCAAACTGTACAAATTAAATCAATACCCCCGGGAATTATGGCCTATATGGGAGACGGGATCTTTGAGCTGGTCGTCCGAAATTTTTTTATTCAACAGGGTATTTGGGATTCCAAAAAGCTTCATTTGAAAGTAACCGAGTTTGTAAATGCCAAAGCTCAGGCCCGTCTCCTTAGAGAGATAAAAGATAAGTTAACAGATGAAGAAAAAACTATTTTGCGTCGCGGTCGTAATTCCAATGCTGGTAATGTTCCGCGTAATACCAATGTTTCAGATTATCGTTATAGTACAGCCTTTGAGGCAGTATTGGGATATTTGATGCTTAAAGGTGATTATGATCGTCTTCAGGTATTGATAACGTTGATTGAAGAATATTTACATCACCAAATCTCAGGAAATTAA
- a CDS encoding tetratricopeptide repeat protein: MSFVTHKEKISDYLGMARKYIGTNDFVNFMKNISIAEYLSENDRESLEETLFLLAEGFYKFGKYKEAYEVVNRILTLVENEKTRYRLLRTKGMILGKMGNLDAAIKIFEKLLENCSSEGWSLNNLAWIYLYKYQLESDTEYLPKVIQYGLKAVESFDFITDPVLKKSILINLGNAYWYCENYEKALEFFLKALEFVKDDPDPKILNNIGVTYARMRKIDKAEKYLRKAELIAERKKDYFELGQANLIRARIYEWNYNDYMKAKEYFLIAFDKFVLANALLEAYKSLKNILRLNEKLNRESIDILCNRLKTNLIENLGEEETLRLERRED; this comes from the coding sequence ATGTCTTTTGTAACACATAAGGAAAAAATTTCAGATTATTTAGGTATGGCAAGAAAATACATAGGAACAAATGATTTTGTGAATTTTATGAAAAATATATCCATAGCTGAATATCTATCCGAAAATGATCGAGAGTCTTTAGAAGAGACATTGTTTTTATTGGCAGAAGGTTTTTATAAGTTTGGCAAGTACAAGGAAGCATATGAGGTAGTTAACAGAATATTAACACTGGTAGAAAATGAAAAGACAAGGTACAGATTGTTACGTACTAAAGGAATGATTTTAGGAAAAATGGGGAATCTGGATGCGGCAATTAAAATCTTTGAAAAGCTCTTAGAAAATTGTTCATCTGAGGGATGGAGTTTAAATAATCTGGCCTGGATATATCTTTATAAATACCAGTTGGAATCAGATACAGAGTATTTACCCAAAGTAATTCAATATGGCCTGAAAGCAGTAGAATCATTTGATTTCATAACAGATCCGGTACTTAAAAAAAGTATCTTGATCAACCTTGGGAATGCTTATTGGTACTGTGAAAACTATGAGAAAGCCCTTGAATTTTTTCTGAAAGCTCTTGAGTTTGTAAAAGATGATCCAGATCCTAAGATATTGAATAATATTGGTGTTACCTATGCAAGAATGAGAAAAATTGATAAAGCAGAAAAATACTTGCGAAAAGCTGAATTAATTGCAGAAAGAAAAAAGGATTACTTTGAGTTGGGTCAGGCTAACCTGATTCGTGCCAGGATATATGAATGGAACTACAATGATTATATGAAGGCTAAAGAATATTTTTTAATTGCTTTTGATAAATTTGTTCTGGCAAATGCACTATTAGAAGCATACAAATCTCTAAAAAATATTTTGCGATTAAATGAAAAGTTAAACCGGGAGTCTATTGATATTCTTTGTAATAGATTGAAAACAAATTTGATTGAAAATTTAGGAGAAGAAGAAACATTAAGATTAGAAAGGAGGGAAGATTGA